A single window of Cellulomonas sp. NTE-D12 DNA harbors:
- a CDS encoding Mur ligase family protein, giving the protein MRRLLGTLTGKAVAAAVRLRGRSAGQAMPGRVVERLVPGYLAAVLGQLPRGVVMVTGTNGKTTTTKMVVEVLRANGLRVLTNATGSNMTRGIISSVSQQAHLTGRLPFDIAVFELDEAYAPQVAAAAPPAWVLALNASRDQLDRFGEVDTVARLITSAMRAAGTGVVVNGDDPRLSSGAPTTGVRVERFGVAPELLRYFPRDDELVRTGTGAATHMAPATVTGELEKAAPVPPAPGVELLAFDGDRARYRVGDQELDARLQVTGQHNFQNGAAALALVHALLPDVPVRTLVDQLADVRPAFGRGQVYTLPGGAHVQLNLVKNPASFRQGLASYVREGTTVVVAVNDLVADGRDLSWLWDVDFSPLAGREVAMTTGIRAVDMALRLRYDDVPVGRIEPDLEAAVGVIAGTPGETVVFSTYTAMLRLHTMLSASAVKGTVTAR; this is encoded by the coding sequence GTGCGAAGGCTTCTCGGCACACTGACCGGCAAGGCGGTCGCCGCCGCCGTGCGGCTGCGCGGGCGCAGCGCGGGGCAGGCGATGCCGGGCCGGGTGGTCGAGCGGCTGGTGCCGGGATACCTGGCCGCCGTGCTCGGTCAGCTGCCGCGTGGCGTGGTGATGGTGACCGGCACCAACGGCAAGACCACCACCACCAAGATGGTGGTCGAGGTGCTGCGGGCCAACGGGCTGCGTGTGCTGACCAACGCGACCGGCAGCAACATGACGCGCGGCATCATCAGCAGCGTCAGCCAGCAGGCGCACCTGACCGGCCGGCTGCCGTTCGACATCGCGGTGTTCGAGCTGGACGAGGCCTACGCCCCCCAGGTGGCGGCCGCCGCCCCGCCGGCGTGGGTGCTCGCGCTGAACGCCAGCCGCGACCAGCTGGACCGGTTCGGTGAGGTGGACACCGTCGCGCGGCTGATCACCAGCGCCATGCGCGCCGCGGGCACCGGCGTGGTGGTCAACGGCGACGACCCCCGGCTCTCCTCCGGCGCCCCGACCACAGGGGTGCGCGTGGAGCGGTTCGGCGTGGCACCGGAGCTGCTGCGGTACTTCCCGCGGGACGACGAGCTGGTGCGCACCGGAACCGGTGCGGCGACGCACATGGCGCCCGCCACCGTGACGGGTGAGCTCGAGAAGGCGGCCCCGGTCCCGCCGGCGCCGGGGGTCGAGCTGCTCGCGTTCGACGGCGACCGTGCGCGATACCGGGTGGGTGACCAGGAGCTCGACGCGCGGCTGCAGGTCACCGGTCAGCACAACTTCCAGAACGGCGCCGCCGCGCTGGCGCTGGTGCACGCCCTGCTGCCGGACGTCCCGGTGCGCACGCTGGTGGACCAGCTGGCCGACGTGCGGCCCGCATTCGGCCGGGGCCAGGTGTACACGCTGCCGGGCGGCGCCCACGTGCAGCTGAACCTGGTGAAGAACCCGGCGAGCTTCCGGCAGGGGCTGGCCTCCTACGTGCGGGAGGGGACGACCGTCGTCGTCGCCGTGAACGACCTGGTCGCGGACGGGCGGGACCTGTCCTGGCTGTGGGACGTGGACTTCTCGCCGCTGGCCGGGCGGGAGGTGGCGATGACCACGGGGATCAGGGCGGTCGACATGGCCCTGAGGCTGCGGTACGACGACGTGCCCGTCGGGCGCATCGAGCCGGACCTCGAGGCGGCGGTGGGCGTCATCGCCGGCACGCCGGGGGAGACCGTGGTCTTCTCCACGTACACCGCCATGCTGCGGCTGCACACCATGCTCTCGGCGTCGGCCGTGAAGGGGACGGTGACCGCACGATGA
- a CDS encoding flavin reductase family protein has product MSPLETGRFKDLFRGHPAGVAVVGLRGPGGALVGLTVTSVISVSAEPPILAFSIASTSSSWPAVQAARTLAVSFLADDQHELAARFARHGIDRFADGGWRLLPTGEPVIEGAVAWIEGEVVQRAPVGSSYLVAVLAQQASDRGDGHPLVYRDRTYHRLRERREP; this is encoded by the coding sequence GTGAGCCCGCTGGAGACCGGGCGGTTCAAGGACCTGTTCCGTGGGCACCCCGCAGGCGTGGCCGTGGTCGGGCTGCGGGGACCGGGCGGTGCCTTGGTGGGGCTGACCGTCACCTCGGTGATCTCGGTCTCCGCCGAACCGCCGATCCTGGCGTTCTCGATCGCGTCGACGTCGTCGTCGTGGCCGGCGGTGCAGGCGGCCCGGACGCTGGCCGTCAGCTTCCTCGCCGACGACCAGCACGAGCTCGCGGCGCGGTTCGCCCGGCACGGCATCGACCGGTTCGCCGACGGCGGCTGGCGCCTGCTGCCGACCGGCGAGCCGGTGATCGAGGGCGCCGTGGCCTGGATCGAGGGCGAGGTGGTGCAGCGCGCGCCGGTGGGCAGCAGCTACCTGGTGGCGGTGCTCGCGCAGCAGGCCTCCGACCGTGGGGACGGGCACCCCCTGGTCTACCGGGACCGGACGTACCACCGGCTGCGCGAGCGTCGCGAGCCGTGA
- a CDS encoding undecaprenyl-diphosphate phosphatase translates to MDHISYFQAIVIGLLQGVTELFPISSLGHSILVPAWIGGSWTALVTDQSKAESPYLAFIVALHVATALALVALFWRDWVGIVRGFFTSLVHRRIETTHERLAWLIVVSTIPAGLLGLVLEHPLRTLFAKPLFAAVFLTLNGLVLFAAERLRRRAPRHRPAPDAVDAEGPVPGLDVAMTQQVSVRDAGVIGLLQSGALLAGISRSGITMAGGLLRGLTHEEAVRFAFLLATPIILAAGVLKVPDLMGPLGEGIRAQSLAGAGAAFVAALAAATFLQRWFKTRTLTPFAVYCLVAGVLSIVRFA, encoded by the coding sequence GTGGACCACATCAGCTACTTCCAGGCCATCGTCATCGGGCTGCTGCAGGGCGTGACCGAGCTGTTCCCCATCTCGAGCCTGGGTCACTCGATCCTGGTGCCGGCGTGGATCGGGGGAAGCTGGACGGCGCTGGTGACGGACCAGTCGAAGGCCGAGTCGCCCTACCTGGCGTTCATCGTGGCGCTGCACGTGGCGACCGCCCTCGCGCTCGTCGCCCTGTTCTGGCGGGACTGGGTCGGCATCGTCCGCGGGTTCTTCACCTCGCTGGTGCACCGGCGCATCGAGACCACGCACGAGCGGCTCGCCTGGCTGATCGTGGTCAGCACCATCCCGGCGGGGCTCCTCGGCCTGGTGCTGGAGCACCCGCTGCGCACGCTGTTCGCCAAGCCGCTGTTCGCCGCGGTGTTCCTCACCCTGAACGGCCTGGTGCTGTTCGCCGCCGAGCGGCTGCGCCGGCGCGCGCCGAGGCACCGGCCGGCACCCGACGCGGTCGACGCGGAGGGCCCTGTGCCGGGTCTGGACGTCGCGATGACGCAGCAGGTGAGCGTGCGGGACGCCGGCGTGATCGGCCTGTTGCAGAGCGGCGCGCTGCTGGCGGGTATCAGCCGGTCCGGCATCACCATGGCGGGCGGTCTGCTGCGCGGGCTGACGCACGAGGAGGCCGTGCGGTTCGCCTTCCTGCTGGCGACGCCGATCATCCTCGCGGCCGGCGTCCTCAAGGTGCCGGACCTGATGGGACCGCTCGGCGAGGGCATCCGGGCGCAGAGCCTGGCCGGCGCCGGGGCGGCGTTCGTGGCGGCGCTCGCGGCGGCGACGTTCCTGCAGCGGTGGTTCAAGACGAGGACGCTCACGCCCTTTGCCGTGTACTGCCTGGTGGCCGGGGTGCTGTCGATCGTCCGGTTCGCCTGA
- a CDS encoding mannonate dehydratase yields MKMGFRWYGEGNDTVSLDDIRQIPGVQTVVWSLHHKQAGEVWEEAEIAAEIATITGLTDEHRARGVTKTLDAEVVESVNVHESIKLGTTVLGMSRDEAIANYVTTIERLGRAGVKVVCYNFMPVFDWLRTDLFHPLPDGSTALFYDQKVVDGLTPEKLIADMAAGTGALTMPGWEPERLAHFAELNEAYQGVTHGDMYAHYKYFLDAVIPTCEEYDVKLGVHPDDPAFDLFGWPRVVSTKDDLATVLSLNDSVYNGLTLCLGSFSSNPEADAVDAVRTFMDRIHFTHVRNIKHLPGGSFTEVGHRASEGSVDTIGIMKAYAEAGFTGYVRPDHGRHLWDENTTRRPRPGYGLYDRALGTQYLLGLWDAFRS; encoded by the coding sequence ATGAAGATGGGTTTCCGCTGGTACGGCGAGGGGAACGACACCGTCTCCCTCGACGACATCCGCCAGATCCCCGGCGTGCAGACCGTCGTCTGGTCGCTGCACCACAAGCAGGCCGGCGAGGTGTGGGAGGAGGCGGAGATCGCGGCGGAGATCGCGACGATCACCGGGCTGACCGACGAGCACCGGGCTCGGGGCGTCACCAAGACGCTCGACGCGGAGGTGGTCGAGTCGGTCAACGTGCACGAGTCGATCAAGCTCGGCACCACAGTCCTGGGCATGAGCCGCGACGAGGCGATCGCGAACTACGTCACGACGATCGAGCGCCTGGGCCGGGCCGGCGTGAAGGTCGTCTGCTACAACTTCATGCCCGTCTTCGACTGGCTGCGCACCGACCTGTTCCACCCGCTGCCGGACGGGTCGACCGCCCTGTTCTACGACCAGAAGGTCGTCGACGGGCTGACCCCGGAGAAGCTGATCGCCGACATGGCCGCCGGCACGGGCGCCCTGACGATGCCCGGCTGGGAGCCCGAGCGCCTCGCGCACTTCGCGGAGCTGAACGAGGCCTACCAAGGCGTGACGCACGGGGACATGTACGCGCACTACAAGTACTTCCTCGACGCGGTGATCCCCACCTGCGAGGAGTACGACGTCAAGCTCGGCGTCCACCCGGACGACCCGGCCTTCGACCTGTTCGGCTGGCCGCGCGTGGTCTCCACGAAGGACGACCTGGCAACCGTGCTGTCCCTGAACGACAGCGTCTACAACGGCCTGACGCTGTGCCTGGGCAGCTTCTCGTCGAATCCCGAGGCCGATGCCGTGGACGCGGTGCGCACGTTCATGGACCGCATCCACTTCACGCACGTCCGCAACATCAAGCACCTGCCCGGCGGCAGCTTCACGGAGGTCGGCCACCGCGCCTCCGAGGGCTCCGTCGACACGATCGGGATCATGAAGGCCTACGCCGAGGCGGGCTTCACCGGCTACGTGCGGCCCGACCACGGTCGGCACCTGTGGGACGAGAACACGACCCGTCGGCCGCGGCCGGGCTACGGCCTGTACGACCGGGCGCTGGGCACCCAGTACCTGCTCGGCCTCTGGGACGCCTTCCGCTCCTGA